From Nicotiana tabacum cultivar K326 chromosome 22, ASM71507v2, whole genome shotgun sequence, one genomic window encodes:
- the LOC107806007 gene encoding uncharacterized protein LOC107806007, translating to MLMRLLLLPHYHPLYVHPSDVLGTFLVFSPFDGSCYGSWRRNVLVALSIRNKLDFISGTSERPPKGSPLARKWQCCNDLMVSWLTNSIFKEISRSVEYSKFAKDIWIELEERYVKADGARIFELNKELARIFQVSMDIASYFNKIKQLWDEIASLSAGRVRMCTCGGKSVEDRNKRTTGSLWD from the coding sequence ATGCTGATGCGACTTCTTCTACTCCCCCATTATCACCCCCTCTATGTTCATCCATCAGACGTGCTGGGAACTTTCTTAGTTTTCAGTCCTTTTGATGGAAGCTGTTATGGCAGTTGGAGACGTAATGTCCTAGTTGCTTTGTCAATTCGTAACAAACTAGATTTCATTAGTGGTACTTCTGAGAGACCTCCTAAAGGTTCTCCTCTAGCCAGAAAGTGGCAATGCTGCAATGACCTTATGGTCTCTTGGCTGACTAACTCTATATTCAAGGAAATATCCAGGAGTGTTGAATACTCTAAGTTTGCTAAAGATATTTGGATTGAGTTAGAAGAGAGGTATGTGAAAGCTGATGGTGCTAGGATCTTTGAGCTAAATAAGGAACTCGCTCGTATTTTTCAAGTGTCCATGGACATAGCATCATATTTCAACAAAATTAAACAACTATGGGATGAGATTGCATCTTTATCTGCTGGGAGAGTTCGAATGTGTACTTGTGGGGGTAAGTCTGTTGAAGATAGGAACAAAAGGACTACCGGTTCCTTATGGGATTGA